TCGTTGTCCTCGTCGTCCAGCGGTTCGCCCATCACTGCCTCTCGGCCCCGACGAGTCCCCGCACGACCGCGGCGATCTCCTCAAGGGGTAGCAGGAAGTCCACCGCTCCCGTGTCCACCGCCGACTGCGGCATCCCCGGGAAGTCCGCGGTCTCCGGATCCTGGACGATCACCGTACCGCCATGTGACTTCACGGCATCGACTCCCGTCGCTCCGTCCCGGCCGGTCCCGGTGAGCACGCAGGCGATCGCCGCCGGCCCGTAGGCACCGGCCACCGACTCGAAGAGAAGGTCGGCGGAAGGGCGTACGAAGTGGACGAGCTCGGTGCTGGACAGGCTCAGGACGCCGTCCGAGTCGACGAGGAGGTGCCGGTCGGGAGGGGCGATGTGGACGGTGCCGGGCCGCACGCGTTCCCCCGCCTCGGCGAGCTTGACCCGCAGCTCGGTCCGGCGTGCGAGAACCTCGGCGAGCAGCGTGCGGTGCCGCGGGTCGAGATGCTGGACGAGCAGTACCGGCACCGGCAGCTCGGGACCCAGTGCCCCGAGCAGCGCGGTCAGTGCCTGGATGCCACCCGCGGACGAGGCGACGGCGACGACGCTGTAGTGCTCCGCGGTCGGCTGGTCACGCGTCACGCGGCGAGCGCGGTGGAGCGGTACGGGCCGTTGGGGAGCCGAAGCGGCCGACGAGCGCCCGGGTTCGCGGCCGACGCCTTCCGGAGCAACTTCCTGATCCGAGCTCACTATTCGGACTCCTCATCAAGAATTCCTACAAAATTACACCCGAACGGCGGAGCCCACTCCGCCCTGGAGCGAAGCGCTCACGCTGGAAATCCCGCCCCGAAGCCACCCCTTCGTCACCTCTGTTCCCGGGTGGCTGCGCATATCCGATGCCGCCCGCTTCACTGTCGAGCCGAGGGCGGACACGGGCGGAGGCCGGGTTCTCCTGCGGAACAGTCCGGTTCACGGGCTGTCGCCCGGCGCGCAACTCGGCCTAGGCTGCGGGCAGGAGGCCTCGCCCTCGCCCGCCGAGTCAGCACGACTGCCCCCCCCCGCAGGGGGCCGTTGCCGATTCCGATTCCGATGTCCAATACCGACCCCGTGCCCCCGGGTCGGGAGAGACCCATCCGTCAAGTGGCCGGAACCCACGTCCATGCACCGGACGTGACCGGACTCCGGCCCGCGTCCTCCCGGTCCGTTCCAGTCGGGGCACACTCCTGAGTCGCCCCGCCGACCGCGAGGACGATCCGCGCGCGCGGATCCCGCGACAGGGGGGGGCAGGTCCGCGCGCAGGCGGCCGTCGCCAACACAGGGCGACGGCCGCCCCTGACCTCACCACTCCCGAGCGACAGACGGCCGTGGGGGACCCGGATTCGACAGTCGGCCCTGCCGGGCTGCCTGTCGGGGCCGGCTGTCGGGATGCCGCGACGCCAGTAGGGCGCAGCAGGCGTGGTCGCCGCCCTACGAGAACTCGCGCAGACGGCTGATCCCGGTGACAAGACCACCCTGGACGCCGAGGCCGGCACTGGCCGCGTCGGCCGCCATCCGCGGCACCGACCCGAAGCGGTAACCACGCAACCGCCCACGCACCACGAAATCAGGGTCACCTACTACGTGAGTAGGTGACCCTGATCTGGTGCCCAGCTGTCGGGGTGGCGGGATTTGAACCCACGACCTCTTCGTCCCGAACGAAGCGCGCTGCCAAGCTGCGCTACACCCCGATGTCGCTGCTTGTCCTGCTTGTCGCGGCGACGTCGTTTACTTTAGCCCACGGGTGGCCCCAGGCGAAATCCGGTTTTGGCGCGGTGGTGGACGGGGTTCGGGCGGATGTGGTCGAGGGTTACGAGGGCGACGGCGAGGGCGTAGAAGGCGAGGCCGAGGAGGAGGGCGTTGCCCAGGACGCTCTTGTAGCCGTGCTCGGCCACGTCGAGGAAGCCGTACAGGTAGCGGTGCGGTGTGCCGGGGAGGAGCAGTTCGCCTCGGGCCAGGGAGAAGGCCAGGTATGCCAGGGGGTACAGGAGCCAGGGCGCCGTCTGGCGCAGGTGCAGTTGGCCGGAGGCGGTCAGGAGCAGCAGGTTCACGAGTGCCGCGATCGGGATCGCCGTGTGCAGGATCTGGTCGGTGACGACGTGCCAGCCGGTCGGCGGAGCCGGTGTGGCGAAGGGGCTTGACGGGTTTGCCACCAGCAGGTGGTGGACCAGGGCCCCGATCACCACGTACAGGAGTGTGGCGCCGGTCAGGGTGGCGGGCAGGGGGCGGTGGGCTGTCCAGGCGCGGCGGGCCGAGGCGGTCATGACCAGGGTCAGCAGGATGCTGCTCTGGATCGTGAACTGGCTCAGGACGTGGAGCGGGCTGCCGAGGAGCAGTTCGACTGTCACGGCCATGGCCGCTGTGGCGGCGGTGAGGAGGCGGAAGATCGCCGTCATGGGGCGGCGTACCGGGGTCACCACAGCCGTGGCGGGGACGGGGGAGGAGAGGAGTGCCGGTCCGCCCGGGAGCGCGGGGAGGTCCGGGATGTCCCTGGGTATCGGGGCGGTCATGCCCTCACGCTAGGACGGGAGGGCAAATGGGGCGATCCGGGCGGGCTGAGTGGGTTACACCCGCGTCGTCAGCGTCAGCGTCAGCGTCAGCAGTCGCGGATCGGTGGGCCGCCGCCCGGTCCCGTGCCGCGAGGTGCCGGGCGCGTCAGTCTCGCGCCGTCAGCGTCAGCAGTGTCGCCTCCGGCGGGCAGGCGAACCGTACCGGCGTGTAGCGGTTGGCGCCGCAGCCCGCCGAGACGTGGAGGTACGACGTCCGGCCCTCGGCCGTGTGTGTCGACAGGCCCTTCACGCGGTCGGTGTCGAGGTCGCAGTTGGTGACCAGGGCGCCGTAGAAGGGGATGCACAGCTGGCCGCCGTGCGTGTGGCCGGCGAGGGTCAGCGGGTACGCGTCCGCGGTGAACGCGTCCAGGACCCGGAGGTAGGGGGCGTGGACGACGGCCATCGAGAAGTCCGCCGTCTTCGAGGGGCCGCCGGCCACCTGCGCGTACCGGTCCCGCTTGATGTGCGGGTCGTCCAGGCCGGTCAGTTCCACCGCCATGCCGTCGATCTTCAGCGTGCCGCGGGTGTTCGTCAGGTTCAGCCAGCCCGCCGTGTCGAAGCCGTCGCGCAGGTCCTCCCACGGGTTGTGGACCACGTCGACGGCGGGCGGGTTGCCGTTGAGACCGTGTTTTCCCTGCATCTTCTCGACCAGGTAGCGGGCGGGGTTGCGGGGTTTGGGGCCGTAGTAGTCGTTCGAGCCGAAGACGTACGCGCCCGGGAACTCCATCAGCGGGCCGAGTGCGTCCAGCACCTCGGGCACGCCCTCCGGGTCGGACAGGTTGTCGCCCGTGTTGATCACGAAGTCGGGGCGCAGGCCGGCCAGGGAGCGGAGCCAGCGCTGCTTCTTGTACTGCCCGCCGACCATGTGGATGTCGGAGACCTGGAGCACGCGCAGGGGGCGCGTACCCGCGGGCAGCACCGGCACGGTCACCCGTCGGAGGCGGAAGGAGCGGGTCTCGAAACCCGCCGAGTAGACGAGGCCGGCGGCGGCAACGGCCGTGATTCCCAGGGGTACTGCGTATCGCGCGCGCATGCTCCCATCGTGTCAGGCGCGCAGCGACGGTGGAAATCCACGGGCGGCGGCCTTCCCGCACCTGCGACAATCGATCCCATGACCACGCTCAAGTCGAAGCTCAGGGAAGACCTCAACGCCGCCATCAAGGAGCGCGACGAGCTCCGCTCCTCGACGCTCCGGCTCACCCTCACCGCGATCACCCAGGAGGAGGTCTCCGGCAAGGAGAAGCGCGAGCTCTCCGACGAGGAGGTCACCAAGGTGATCACCCGTGAGGCGAAGAAGCGCCGCGAGGCCGCCGACGCCTTCGCGCAGGGCAACCGCCCCGAGCAGGCCGAACGGGAGAAGGCGGAGGGTGTGATCCTCGCCGCCTACCTGCCCAAGCAGCTCGACGACGAGGAGCTGAACCGGATCGTCGCCCAGGCCGTCGAGGAGGCGAAGGCGGCCGGTGCCGAGGGGCCGCGTGCCATGGGTCAGGTCATGAAGATCGTGAACCCGAAGGTCGCGGGCCTCGCCGAGGGCGGCCGGGTCGCCGCCGCTGTGAAGAGGCTCCTCGCCGGCTGACCGCCCACGAACGCCGAGGCGCCCGTACGTCACGAACACCGAGGTGCCCGTGGGTGTCACGGACCACGGGCCCGACGCGCCTGTACGTCGATGGGGGCGCCCTTCCTGAGAAGGGCGCCCCCATCGACGTACAGCGCGGTCGCTACGGCTCGCTCACGTCACTCGGCGCGCGGACCGGCTCCTACGGGACCTATTGGAATCCCCCGTTGCTGTTCCCGTTGTTGCCGCCGTTGTCGTTGCCCTGGATGAATCCCTCGGGGAGGGAGAAGGACGGGGTCGGGAACGTCGTGTTGCCGCCGTTGTCGTCGCCGTTGTCGTCGCCGTTGCCGTTCGTGGTGCCGCCGTTGTCGTTGCCGTTCGTCGTGCCGCCGTCGTCACCGTTGTTGTCGCCGTTGTCGTCCGGCTTCTGGACGGGCGGTTCGATGATGGGGACGAGGTTGAACTTCCCGGAGTCCTTGCCTTCGAGGGCGCCGGTCATGGCGTCCTTCCAGATGGGGCCGGGGACCTTGCCGCCGAAGACGAGTTCGTTCCAGACGCCGCCGATCGTGATGTTGCGCATCTTCACGTTCTGCATGGCGCTGCCGACCCAGACGGCGCCGGACAGGGTCGGCGTGTAGCCGACGAACCAGGCGTTCTTGCGCTCGTCCGTCGTACCCGTCTTACCCGCGTTGTCGCGGCCGTCGGTGAGACCGGCCGCCTGACCCGTGCCGGAGTCGACCACGCCCTGGAGCAGGGTGTTGATCGTGTCCGCGGTGGTCTCCGACATCGCGCGCGTGCACGTCGACTTCGGGACCGCCAGCGACTTCTGCCCGCTGCCGGTCTTCTGCGTGATCGACTCGATGGCGATCGGCGTGCAGTACGTGCCCCGGGAGGCGAAGGCCGCGTACGCGCTCGCCATCGTCAGCGGGGAGATGCCCTTGGAACCGAGGGCGATGGCGGGCACCTCGGGCAGCTTGTCGCCGTTGCCCTGCGTGACGTGCAGCGCGTCGGTCATCTTGACCACCGGGCACAGGCCGATGTCGGAGATCATCTGCACGAAGTAGGTGTTGACCGACAGCTCCATCGCCTTGCGCAGGCGGTACGGGCCCTTCTCCGACTCGCTCTCGTTCTCGACCTTCGCGTTCTCCTGGTTGATCCACGGACTGCCGCTGCACGTCTGGACCGGGCTCGGGTACTCCATCTCGTACGGCGCCGAGTACTCCTGGATCGGCAGGCGGCCCTCCTCCAGGGCAGCCGCCGCCACGAACGGCTTGAACGTCGAACCGGTCGGGAAGCCGAAGTTGGAGCCGCCCCGGTCGCTGCCGACCGAGTAGTTGATCTCGGTCTCGTTCTTGCCGTAGCCGTACGGCTTCGACTGGCCCATGCCGAGGATCTTGCCGGTGCCCGGCTCGACCAGCGTGACGGCCGTCGCCACCTTGTCCGACTTGTACACGTGCTCCTTGATCGACGCCTGTACGGACGCCTGCGACTGCGGGTCCAGCGTCGTACGGATGGTCAGGCCGCCCTGGTTCCAGATCTTCGTCCGGGCCTCGCGGGTCTTGCCGAAGACCGGGTTGGCGAGGAACTCCTGCTCGACGTACTTGCAGAAGAAGCCCGCGCCCTTGACCGCCGCGATGCAGCCGTTCTTGGGCTGGCTGACCTTCAGGCCGAGCGGCTTCTCCTTGGCGGCGGCGGCCTCCTGCGGGGAGATGTCACCGACCTCCGCCATGCGCTGGAGCACGGTGTTGCGGCGCTTGGTGGCCTCCGCCGGGTCGTTCACCGGGTCGTACCGGGTCGGCGACTGGACGATGCCGGCCAGCAGGGCCGCCTGGGGGAGGGTGAGGTCCTTCGCGGACTTGGAGAAGTAGCGGCGGGCGCCGGCCTCGACGCCGTAGGCCTGCTGGCCGAAGAACGTGATGTTCAGGTAGTTCTCGAGGATCTTCTTCTTGCCCAGCTCCTCCTCGACCTGGATCGCGAACTTCAGCTCCTTGATCTTGCGGCCGATGGTCTGCTGCTGGGCCTGCGCGACCTTCGTCGGGTCGTCGCCGGCCTCCTCCACGAAGACGTTCTTCACGTACTGCTGCGTGAGCGTGGAGGCGCCTTCCGCGACGCCACCGCTCTGCGCGTTCTTGTTGAGCGCCCGCAGGACGCCCTTGAGGTCGATCGCGCCGTGCTCGTAGAACCGGGAGTCCTCGATGGCGACGATCGCCTTCTGCATGTAAGGCGAGATGTCCTTGAGCTCGACGACCGTGCGGTCGCGCGAGTAGACCGTCGCGAGCTGGCCGCCCTTGGCGTCCAGGATGGTGGTGCGCTGGCTGAGCGGCGGGCGCTTCAGGTTGGCCGGGATCTCGTCGAACCCCTCGACCGAACCCTTGGCCGCGAGACCGAGCGCGCCGGCGGCGGGCAGGGCGATGCCCGCCATGACGGCTCCCGCGAGCACGCTGACACCGAGGAATTTGGCAGCCTGCTGGGTTACCGACAGGCCACCGCCCGAGCGCTTGTTTGGCATGAGGGCAGCCTACGTTCTCATTCGCCGGACACACGTATAGGCCTTGGCCTAAGCTGTTCACAACTGTCACAGCAGTGAGGTCACGTATCAATACGTCCGCGAGACCCGAAACGGTTCGGATGTTGCCCAACTTTTTTGTGGATTTTTTTGTGGACTACGTGCCCGGATCCGCCTCGTGTGTCACATGGTGTCCGTTGTGACCCAGCCGAAACCTCCCGCTTCGCCGGGATGGTCGCGCATGTCGGTCGCTCACTCCCCCGGGTGATCTGCCGCTTACCCATAGTCCGTTCGGGCCATTCAAGATTGGGCCCGAAGGGGGTGTTGCGCTGTGCCCGCCTTCCGTAACGTCCTCAACTGGCGGCGGTGAATATGCCGCTGCCGCCGTGGGGGAGCCTCGATTCGGGAGAGGACGGCGCCGGTATGGGCTGGGTTACCGACTGGAGTGCGCAGGCGGCCTGCCGCACTACCGATCCGGATGAACTGTTCGTTCAAGGAGCAGCGCAGAACAGGGCCAAGGCGGTGTGCACCGGATGTCCGGTACGCACGGAATGTCTGGCTGACGCGCTCGACAACCGCGTCGAGTTCGGCGTGTGGGGAGGAATGACGGAGCGGGAGCGCCGCGCACTGCTGCGCAGGCGTCCCACCGTCACCTCGTGGCGTCGGCTGCTCGAAACAGCGCGTACGGAGTACGAGCGGGGGGCGGGAATCCTGCCTCTCGATGAGGAAGAGGTGTACGAGAACTACTTGGCGGTGGGCTGAGCCGTCCCGGTCGGTCACCACCGCCCCGGTCATCACTCGTCGTCAGCGTCGGTCACGCGTCTCCGGAAGGCTTCGACAGCTCCGGAATCGCCGGCAGCTCCGGCCGTTCGGTCGCGAGCCGGTCACCGATGTTCCGCAGGCCCGCGAGGTCGTGTACGTCGCCGGGCAGTGCGGCGACCTCGGTCACCGCCACCTCCGGGTGGCGCGCGGTGAAGCGGTCGCGTGTGCGCTGCTCGCGGGAGAGCAGTTGCATACGGTCGGCGTGCAGCCGGAGCAGGCCTGCGGTGAGTTGTTGGACGGTGGGTTCAACGCCGGGTTCGCTCGGGTCGGCGGTCGGATCACTGTCGGTGGCGGTGGGGGAGCCTTCGACGTGTTCTTCGACGTCTGCCTCATGAGCTGGTGTGTCGTCTGAACTGTCGTGCGTGTCGGGAGAGTTACGAAGTCCAGCTTTCCCGTCCTCCTGATCGACAATGCGGGGCTCTTCAAGATTTTCCGCGGCGGCGAGCGCGCGCTCGGCCGACAGCTGGGCGGCGCCGCTGCCGTGGACCCGGTTGAGCACCAGCCCGGCGAGCGGCATGTTCTCCGCGGCCAGCCGTTCCACGAAGTACGCGGCCTCGCGCAGCGCGTCGCGCTCCGGGGCCGCCACCACCAGGAACGCCGTGCCGGGAGCCTGAAGCAGCTGGTACGTGGCGTCGGCGCGGGTACGGAATCCACCGAAGGTGGTGTCCATCGCGGCCACGAACGTCTGGACGTCCTTGAGGAGCTGGCCGCCCAGGAGCTTGCCCAGGGTGCCGGTCATCATCGACATCCCGACGTTCAGGAACTTCATCCCCGCGCGCCCGCCGAGCTTCGCCGGGGCCGTCAGCAGCCGGATCAGCCGGCCGTCGAGAAACGAACCGAGCCGCTTCGGGGCGTCCAGGAAGTCCAGCGCGGACCGGGACGGGGGCGTGTCGACGACGATGAGATCCCACTCGTCGCGCGACCGCAGCTGCCCCAGCTTCTCCATCGCCATGTACTCCTGCGTGCCCGCGAAGCCCGCCGAGAGCGACTGGTAGAAGGGGTTGGCGAGGATCGCGGCGGCCCGCTCACCGTCGGCGTGCGCCTCGACGATCTCGTCGAACGTCCGCTTCATGTCGAGCATCATGGCGTGCAGTTCGCCGCCGCCGTCGACGCCCTTGACCCGCCGCGGCACGTTGTCGAGCGAGTCGATGCCCATGGACTGGGCGAGCCTGCGGGCCGGGTCGATGGTGAGCACGACCACCTTCCGACCCCGCTCGGCGGCGCGCAGCCCGAGCGCCGCCGCGGTGGTCGTCTTGCCGACCCCGCCGGCTCCGCAGCACACCACGATCCGCGTGTTCGGATCGTCGATCAGCGGATCCACCTCCAGCACACGCGTGGGGTACAGGCCATGGCGGGAAGCGGTGTCGTGCGGATCCGGACTCATGAAATCCTCTGCTTCCGCAGCTCGTCGGCCAGTTCGTACAGACCTGCCAGGTCCATGCCCTCGGTGAACAGCGGCAGTTCGTGCAGCGGCAACTGCAACTCGGCGAGCACAGAACGCTGTTCGTGCTCCAGCGCATACCGCTCGGCGTACTCCTCGGCCTGGGTCAGCAGCGGGTCCACCAGCTTCTCGGCGTTCCCGCCGCGCCGCGCCCCGCCGAGCCCGGCGGCCGACAGCGACCGCGCGAGCGCGCCGCGCGGAGCCGCCCGTACGAGTTCCAGCTCGGCCTCGTCCAAAACCTCCGGCCGCACCATGTTGACGATGATCCGCCCCACCGGCAGCTTCGCCGCCCGCAGCTCGGCGATACCGTCCGCGGTCTCCTGGACGGGCATCTCCTCCAGCAGTGTCACCAGGTGGACCGCCGTCTCGGGAGACTTGAGCACCCGCATCACAGCCTGCGCCTGATTGTGTATCGGGCCGATCTTCGCGAGGCCGGCCACCTCGTCGTTGACGTTCAGGAAACGGGTGATGCGGCCGGTCGGCGGGGCGTCCATCACGACATGGTCGTAGGCGAACCGCCCGCTCTTGTCCTTCCGGCGGACCGCCTCGCACGCCTTGCCGGTCAGGAGTACGTCCCTGATGCCGGGGGCGACGGTGGTGGCGAAGTCGATCGCGCCGAGTTTCTTCAGCGCCCGGCCGGCGCTCCCGAGCTTGTAGAACATCTGGAGGTAGTCCAGCAGCGCCTGCTCGGGGTCGATGGCGAGGGCGAACACCTCCCCGCCCCCGGGAGCGACGGCGATCTTCCGCTCCTCATAAGGCAGCACTTCTGTCTCGAAGAGCTGCGCGATGCCCTGCCTGCCCTCCACCTCGACGAGAAGCGTGCGCTTCCCCTCGGTGGCGAGGGCGAGGGAGAGCGCTGCGGCGACCGTGGTCTTTCCGGTCCCGCCCTTACCGCTGACGACCTGGAACCTGCTCACGTATCCGAGGTTAACCAGTCCGGCCCGAAGCTACGCCGGAGGCTGTGGACAACGTGGGCGCGGACCGCCCGGCGCCAGCGGATAAAGTCGCCCCCATGACCAAGTGGGAATACTCGACCGTGCCACTGCTCGTCCACGCCACGAAGCAGATTCTGGACACCTGGGGCGAGGACGGCTGGGAGCTCGTCCAGGTCGTGCCCGGGCCGAACAACCCCGAGCAGCTCGTGGCGTACCTGAAGAGGGAGAAGTCGTGAGCGCGGTCGAGGCACGCCTCGCCGAGCTGGGGCTGACACTGCCCGCGGTCGTACCGCCGCTGGCCGCGTACCAGCCCGCCGTGCAGTCGGGGGTGTACGTGTACACCTCGGGCCAGCTGCCCATGGTGGACGGGAAACTCCCGGTCACCGGCAAGGTGGGCGCGGAGGTCACGCCCGAGGAGGCCAAACAGCTGGCCCGCACGTGTGCGCTGAACGCGCTCGCGGCGGTCAAGTCGGTCGCCGGTGACCTCGACCGGATCGCGCGCGTCGTGAAGGTCGTCGGCTTCGTCGCCTCGGCCCCCGACTTCACGGGCCAGCCCGGAGTCGTCAACGGCGCGAGCGAACTCCTCGGCGAGGTCCTGGGCGACAAGGGCGTCCACGCCCGCAGCGCGGTCGGTGTGGCGGTGCTGCCACTCGACGCGCCCGTCGAGGTCGAGGTCCAGGTGGAGCTGAGCGATTTTTAGCCCGTCCGGGGCCACCCCCTCTGGGGGAGTTTGAGGACGAGCGCGTTCAGCGCGAAAGGGGGGTTCGGGGGCGCGGCCCCCGAGGACGGGACGGGCAGGGGCGCCGGGGGCGAGAAACCTCGGCCCCTCGAACATGCGCCCACCACCGGATAGCCTCCGCCCATGGCAAACGGGCAGTGGTACCCACCTGAGTGGCCGGACCTCATCCGCGGGCTCGCCGAAGGCACCCTCACCCCGGTCACCCCCAAGCGCGCGGCCACCGTCATGCTCCTCAAGGACACCGACGGCGGCCCCGTCGTCCACATGCTGCGCAGACGCGCCTCCATGGCCTTCGCCGGGGGCGCGTACGCGTATCCGGGCGGCGGGGTCGACCCGCGCGACGACGACCACCTGATCCGCTGGGCGGGCCCCACGCGCGCGTGGTGGGCGTCCCGGCTCGGCCTCGGCACCGACGAGACGTCCGCCCAGGCGGTCGTCTGCGCCGCCGTACGGGAGACGTACGAGGAGGCGGGCGTCCTGCTCGCGGGCCCGGCCGCCGACTCCGTGGTCGGCGACACCACGGGTGAGGAATGGGAGGCGGACCGCGCGGCCCTGGTCGCCCGGGAGCTGTCCTTCGCCGAGTTCCTGGACCGCCGCGGGCTGGTGCTCCGCTCGGACCTTCTCGGGGCGTGGGCCCGCTGGATCACCCCGGAGTTCGAGACCCGCCGCTACGACACCTGGTTCTTCGTCGCCGCGCTCCCGCGGGGCCAGCGCACCCGGAACGCCTCCACGGAGGCGGACCGCACGGTGTGGATCGAACCGGCCGACGCGGCAGCCGCGTACGACAGGGGCGAGCTGACGATGATGCCGCCCACGATCGCGACCCTGCGCGCGCTGGCACCGTACGACAGCGCGTCCGGGGCTCTCGCCGGGGCTCTGGAGCGGGACCTGGCCCCCGTCCTGGCCAGGGCCAGCCTGGAGGACGGCGAGATCGTGCTGGCCTGGCCGGGACACGACGAGTTCACCAAGCACATCCGGATCGGCGGAGCCCCCGCATGACCGCAGCAGCGCCCCACTCCCCGGCAGCCACCCTCCTCCCGGCAGGTGCCCCCGCATGACCGAAGCCGCCGCTCTCCCCGGCCAGCCGCGCGGCGGGGTTCTCTCCGGACCCGCGACCGCGCGCGCGGTCAACGTCCTGGCGCCCAACGCCTCCGCGATGACCCTCGACGGCACGAACACCTGGATCGTCTCCGAGCCGGATTCCGACCTGGCCGTCGTCGTCGACCCGGGGCCCCTGGACGACGCGCACCTCAGGCATGTCGTCGACACCGTCGGGAAGGCCGGCAAGCGGGTCGCGCTGACGTTGCTCACGCACGGGCATCCGGACCACGCGGAGGGCGCCGGACGGTTCGCCGAGCTGACGGGCACGCACGTGCGGGCGCTCGATCCGGCGCTGCGGCTGGGCGACGAGGGCCTCGGGCACGGGGACGTCGTGACCGTCGGCGGGCTGGAGCTGAGGGTCGTACCGACGCCGGGGCACACCGCGGACTCGCTGTGCTTCCATCTCCCGGCCGATCGGGCCGTCCTGACCGGGGACACCGTCCTGGGGCGCGGGACGACCGTGGTGGCCCATCCTGACGGCCGCCTGGGGGACTATCTGGACTCCCTGAGGCGCCTGAGGTCCCTGACGGTGGACGACGGCGTGCACATCGTCCTGCCGGGCCACGGGCCCGTCCTGGACGACGCCCAGGGGGCCGTCGAGTTCTACCTCGCCCACCGCGCCAACCGGCTCGCCCAGGTCGAGACGGCGGTCGAGAACGGCTACACCGGCTCCGCGGAGGTCGTCGCCCACGTGTACGCGGACGTGGACCGCTCCCTGTGGCCGGCCGCCGAACTGTCCGTACGCGCCCAGCTGGAGTACCTGCGCGAGCACGGCCTGATCTAGCCGGACGTGTCGGGCCGGGGCGCCTTGACGCCGTGCACGCGCGCGTACTCCCCGGCCAGCCACGGGCCCAGCTCCTCGACGTGCGAGCGCAGGAACGACCGCAGGACGGCCGGATCGTCCGTCGGTTCGTGGGCCAGGGACGCCGCCTCCCTCATGCGCGGTCCCCACTCCGGGTGGTACGCGGCGAACGCCTCGGCCATCTCGTAAAGATCGCTGGTCCAGCCCTCCCAGCGCGGCATCACCAGGGTGAAGCCCGTACGCACCAGGCGGCGGGAAATGCCCCGCACGCGTGCGCGTACCGCCCCCGGAGGAGCCCCCGGGGCGGTCGCCTCGGCGATCAGGTGTCGCCAGCGCGGGAGGCACAGGGCCAGGTCGCCGTTGGTCTCGCGGGCGAGGAGGGAGTCGGGGCGGTAGCGGGGCAGGTGCCCGGCGAGGTCCTCGCCGAGGAGGGGCGTGCAGAGGCAGGCCACGAACCAGCCCAGGTCGTGCCTCTCCAGGTCGCTGAGCGTCCGTGCCCGCGAGACCAGCAGTGTGCCGGAGCCGTCGATCTGCTCGAACTCCTTGTCGAGCGCCGTGTCCAGCGCGTGGGCCGCCACCCGGTCCGCCTCCGTGGGCTCCTCGCGCAGCACGAGCAGCAGGTCCAGGTCGCTGCGGCCCACGCGCGCGGTGCCGCGCGGGACCGACCCGTAGACGTACGCGCTGTGCAGCCGCGCCCCGAAGACGTCGAGAACCCGGTCGCGGGCCGCATCGACCACGGGCCGGAAAACGGGCGGCACGCGCGTGAGGGAGCCCTCACGGGCGATGAACCCCTGCTCGTCCAGCCCCGGGCGCGGTGTCACCCCGTACGTCACCGCGTCACTTCCAGCG
The DNA window shown above is from Streptomyces sp. NBC_01451 and carries:
- a CDS encoding MBL fold metallo-hydrolase; translation: MTEAAALPGQPRGGVLSGPATARAVNVLAPNASAMTLDGTNTWIVSEPDSDLAVVVDPGPLDDAHLRHVVDTVGKAGKRVALTLLTHGHPDHAEGAGRFAELTGTHVRALDPALRLGDEGLGHGDVVTVGGLELRVVPTPGHTADSLCFHLPADRAVLTGDTVLGRGTTVVAHPDGRLGDYLDSLRRLRSLTVDDGVHIVLPGHGPVLDDAQGAVEFYLAHRANRLAQVETAVENGYTGSAEVVAHVYADVDRSLWPAAELSVRAQLEYLREHGLI
- a CDS encoding NUDIX hydrolase, which gives rise to MANGQWYPPEWPDLIRGLAEGTLTPVTPKRAATVMLLKDTDGGPVVHMLRRRASMAFAGGAYAYPGGGVDPRDDDHLIRWAGPTRAWWASRLGLGTDETSAQAVVCAAVRETYEEAGVLLAGPAADSVVGDTTGEEWEADRAALVARELSFAEFLDRRGLVLRSDLLGAWARWITPEFETRRYDTWFFVAALPRGQRTRNASTEADRTVWIEPADAAAAYDRGELTMMPPTIATLRALAPYDSASGALAGALERDLAPVLARASLEDGEIVLAWPGHDEFTKHIRIGGAPA
- a CDS encoding nucleotidyltransferase domain-containing protein; this translates as MTYGVTPRPGLDEQGFIAREGSLTRVPPVFRPVVDAARDRVLDVFGARLHSAYVYGSVPRGTARVGRSDLDLLLVLREEPTEADRVAAHALDTALDKEFEQIDGSGTLLVSRARTLSDLERHDLGWFVACLCTPLLGEDLAGHLPRYRPDSLLARETNGDLALCLPRWRHLIAEATAPGAPPGAVRARVRGISRRLVRTGFTLVMPRWEGWTSDLYEMAEAFAAYHPEWGPRMREAASLAHEPTDDPAVLRSFLRSHVEELGPWLAGEYARVHGVKAPRPDTSG
- a CDS encoding DUF4177 domain-containing protein, whose amino-acid sequence is MTKWEYSTVPLLVHATKQILDTWGEDGWELVQVVPGPNNPEQLVAYLKREKS
- a CDS encoding ArsA-related P-loop ATPase translates to MSRFQVVSGKGGTGKTTVAAALSLALATEGKRTLLVEVEGRQGIAQLFETEVLPYEERKIAVAPGGGEVFALAIDPEQALLDYLQMFYKLGSAGRALKKLGAIDFATTVAPGIRDVLLTGKACEAVRRKDKSGRFAYDHVVMDAPPTGRITRFLNVNDEVAGLAKIGPIHNQAQAVMRVLKSPETAVHLVTLLEEMPVQETADGIAELRAAKLPVGRIIVNMVRPEVLDEAELELVRAAPRGALARSLSAAGLGGARRGGNAEKLVDPLLTQAEEYAERYALEHEQRSVLAELQLPLHELPLFTEGMDLAGLYELADELRKQRIS
- a CDS encoding RidA family protein, which codes for MSAVEARLAELGLTLPAVVPPLAAYQPAVQSGVYVYTSGQLPMVDGKLPVTGKVGAEVTPEEAKQLARTCALNALAAVKSVAGDLDRIARVVKVVGFVASAPDFTGQPGVVNGASELLGEVLGDKGVHARSAVGVAVLPLDAPVEVEVQVELSDF